ATttcaattgaaaatcaaataaaaattcgTCTTGATTAgatttacatttattttatgtgaaaataaatttattttgtgttagaaaaagttaaaaaaataatttttacttactttattaatggattATCCGTTGATAAGTAGAATTATAAATGTTTTTTTAGACTGTAATTATAGACAAAAAAATTATCGAAaaatttgacactaattttatgGTAGTGTTTGTTATAAactatcaaaaaagaaaaaaaaattaataattaatgaaattattattaagatttgattattttttctaaGCACATTAGAGTACATATAAAagtatatatcaaaatttttttttaatttgaaaaagatataatcatattttaagaatgtgacaaaaggttcaCATCAAGacacaatttaaaaaatgtgatcATAGTTTACATCTAAGTACATCTAAAAAAGTATGGCTATATATCCACCAGGGAGTACACTAAGAAAATGTAGCTATATAATTATACATACAACCGGCAACAGAGATAACATCAtagcaacaaaataaatatgGTGATAATTCAATGAAAGTGTACCGATAGAGTAACAGTCAGATAGTTCGGCAATGTGATTTCTGCAAAGATATGGTCATGGCTAAAAAAATGTGGTAAAAAAACTGTAGTTAcgcttttttctattttttaatatgcTTTAAAAGCATGACAAAATGCAGATTTTCTTAGTAGCGTGAATGATCCTATGTATAATGTTAATGTCTTCTAGAGACATTCAAACgtgaaaaatccaactaaataattaaataaaataattaacaagtaatttaatttgaaaaccATATGTTTGGTGTTTACTTATATTAGTGTACGAGTGTGGGAGACCCCAACTGCTTTATGCTTCTAGTCCTAATTTTGGACAgttgtgattttattttcatggaATAAAAGTGTGTTCTAtgatttctaaattttatacataaaatttaaaataaaaggatagatttcatcattttttatttttacttttactaaGCAAAAAATTATAGGCACCAAATAatcttcttttaataaaatgGTCTAActttgataataataaaaaaaattgctttttctctttcttattcTTAAATTTCTATTGATATATTCTTTGACTTGTCAATTTACAACATTTGATAATTGATCATCCCTGTATTTCTGAAATTTCACAGAGAAAACACTTGCATTTGGTTCTACCGAAGGAAATTGCTGATTTATCATTCGAAATGAAACTCAAACTTGAACACGTGATGGATGCTTTGATACCAGTCATACCATcgctcttccttttcttcaggTTTGCGTATTGAAAATCCAACCACAAACCCAACTTCAAATCCAAGTCATGGTTAACCCCTTTGCGAGCCTCTGCTTTATAGGCTTCATCAAGTGTTACATGAATCACACATTGCCCTTTTAACACCAAAGGCAGTTGAAGGAAGCTCGTGTTATTCTCATGTATGTCCGTCAAGTTTGTTACACTACTAAACTTACAACCTTGGAACGATGCTTCCGCCATGATCTTGTCATAAGACACTactactttgttgttgttgttgttagggTTCGTTGCTGTGATGTTGACCTCCAAATTAGAATATAGCGTACTGTTGCTGTTGAGGTACTTAGACTGTGTTAGAGAGGCATTAGTTACCTCcaatttgattcttgaaatCTCAGGGTACTTGAACATCAAAATCCATATTATTCTtggacaaaataaatcaatcgcAAAATAACCGAATAGTCCAAGGAAGAACAATATGTCAATAGAGTAGGCGTACCAAGGGAACCGGGCTTTCTTAATTTCCATGATGGTTGTCTTATCGAATTCTATGCACTTCTCATCCAATGGATAGATATATAACAcaattgaaataataataatatgtagTTAAATGGCATGATGAAAATTAAGTATCAACATCAATGCTACagtttatataataatttatcatTATTCGTGTTCAAAATAAAATGATTTTGAATCTCGTCTTCTGATACCAGTATGCATGCCCTTCAAACACCAATTATGGAAATAGATTTATGCTACGCATGCTGTTTTATTAGAATATCATAATTAGTgaacaaaatcagaaaaaatatcaaagaggattaaaaaaatcaatgtaatttagtagaatattatttcATAAAGAGCGTACTCTCTTAAGGTACTCTTGGTTTATATATTGGTAAAAATTCTATAATCACaaatgaaaaaatatgaatatgatactttttttaaattgtcCATCTTTTTTTTCCTAAACCCTACAGTTTTGACGTTATTAAACTTCCTTTATTTTGCTAAGAAAAGTTTGAGCAttctactttttaattttttttaagctctgttttatattttttaataaattattacttattagaaaactttattaaatataaaaaattaaaaataatcgaaaacatgttacaaataaattttcaaattttcaaacaaaaaaacattgaaaaatatttaatttatttttaccaaCAGAATTCTCTCTTGTCATATGTTCAATATCTCTCCtttgatgttttattttttcttattattttcctttttttctttttctattactCTTGGTTCTTCTATTCCTTTTATGAGAATTGTTTTTTATATTAGACTTAAATGAATATGTCTGTATTGTAttgcaattttatttagttgaatgaatgtaggttcATATTTATTAGATTGAATTCTtgccaaaaacaaaaatagcacGAAAATTTATTAGATAACGTAGAAAAATTAAGTAGAACAagtgtaaaaattcaaaagagaaTAATGAATCGTGTCTTTCACGTATAAGAAGAAGACGACATATCTCATATGtaaaaaacacataaatttcTAAAGAATAACACCAAAATATATTCACTCTAAAGccgaaaaaaatttcaataactAAATGATGTGATAGAACTAAAAGCTTATTTCATGAAAATTTGAGCTgcagatttaaaaattttgataaatgagAAAATAACGAAACGAATTAAGCAGAACAAGTACAAAAATTCGAAAGAGAATGAACAATGTTATTTACATATAAGAAATAGACGACGATTGATCACGATAATAATGATAACCATaatgatgataaaaaatattttgttaaatttaacacataataattatattgttaaatttgatttagtatgaaaaataaataaataaactcaaaaaatagtgataattaattaataattaaattaaaacttatttctaattaaataccacttaaattattagtgattttttaaaaattatttaagataaaaaatatattatctatatattaatatactgtaattattttgattaaaaaatttatttatactataaaaattataataagtagatttgacaattaaatatgagataatagaaagtaaaataattatttaagaatatatatagaaaaataatatttaatcatgttaaaaataaaaagaaagtcattataaataattttttttgttattttaaatattatactgtgtatgaaattatatttttatgattttaaatattataatagtgattgtgtgtatatttttagttcttatcaatatgtatagatagttctaattttaaattttgaatatatctaAACCAATTTGGATTGATCAAGTGATCAGCTTAGTCGTCTGCTTAAGTAATTATTGAGGGTCCGAATTTCGTCTCGTATGTATAGCAACTCATTACCGGCCAATTGTAGATTCTTAAATGGAACTTAAATTCatgacggattagtccttaatAACTTGTTGGGTGTTGTGggcagaaaaaaaatatttatacctaaattttattatatttttgccttcattactaaatttttatgggTCCGTCACTGATGATAATGACGATAATGAAGatgaaggaggaggagaagaaattcaaatgaaaaagaaagaggagaagaaaaaagtaGTGGTAGTAGTAGTAACCACGAcgataataacaaaaaagaaaaaaaaaaagaagaaacagaaaGAGCATatgtaagaagaagaagagagtgcCCGTGAGATGTGAAACATGCTTACAACAAGTAATTGGTTGGACTTAATTGgttattttacaaaataattgTTCAAATTTTAAAGTTATCTATATATCTATGAGTTGATAaaatatcttaatttaaaaataatgctAATAAAGTAGTTGAGGTTAACAAACTAATTTTGTcagattaatttaattaacacaATAATTTTATGTATGAAGTCAAATCtagctaataaaataatttttatattaatgtaACATAATGGGGTTTAAATTtaacaaactaattaataagaacaaaataaataatattattataaactaCTAAGtaattttctaaatttcaaTTAAAGCACTTGCACCCACTATCTTATACATAGTTCAATTCCCTGTGCTcaaagatttcaattttaacaCATTTTATACTATGCtgaaaatcaataaaagaaGTAAGccatatgattttttattttattttattttaatcaatttcTTAACTGTATAGACTGAAGAAATAGCTGAATGTTTCGGCCGAAGAGAAGTGCAAACAGCAAGAACGAATCTCAACCCTATGATACGTTGAACTAGTTCCATGATCTATTATACCGATGATAATACTAGGGAatagtttatttgtttattattaatattttaaataaaaatatgccaatatttaattaaaaataaaataaaattaataaaaacatattacGTCATCTTGTATCAATTTTATAgttgtataaaaaattataattttattaaactaGAGAAAAAGGATAAATAATGTTATTAATAACCTAGTTCTCTGAGTTTTTTAACCCATGTGGGTTTGCCAAAAAGAGAGCGATAAACtgttttgttgaaaatatttataaatttgattaattaatattattgatattattattaatattaataaataattattaactgtTTAGTATTATTTGGTtgaaatgatataatttttaaagaattgTGTATATTCAAAATATTGTGTTTATTGGTtaaaatgacataattttttaaaaattgtatatatttaaaatattatatctattggtaataaaaaaatataactatttgtATATGTAACTAATTATAATTGCTATGtgcaatatatataaataaaagaagtatAGGGAGCTAATAGAATATCTGTACAATGTATACAATAATGGGGTTTAGGGATACTCGATTCGGTAGGAtatcagatgtttattatcccctGGTACTCGAATGGTTATTCTAGATAGTATGAATGTATTGTGTTTGagaaattagtagtattttatcctggtgttcattttttaactcatattggaccaaataaatagtctattatacacattgtacaaatactcCATTAGCTTCCTAGCAGGATTCATATAAATAAGTCTTTATCCACTATTTTAAACACACAAATACTAAGTATAAGTTTTACTTAACTATtaagagattttttttattcaagaaagttGAGATTTTCTTACTTAACTATTAAGAGATTTT
The Arachis duranensis cultivar V14167 chromosome 5, aradu.V14167.gnm2.J7QH, whole genome shotgun sequence genome window above contains:
- the LOC107490458 gene encoding NDR1/HIN1-like protein 10; this encodes MEIKKARFPWYAYSIDILFFLGLFGYFAIDLFCPRIIWILMFKYPEISRIKLEVTNASLTQSKYLNSNSTLYSNLEVNITATNPNNNNNKVVVSYDKIMAEASFQGCKFSSVTNLTDIHENNTSFLQLPLVLKGQCVIHVTLDEAYKAEARKGVNHDLDLKLGLWLDFQYANLKKRKSDGMTGIKASITCSSLSFISNDKSAISFGRTKCKCFLCEISEIQG